DNA sequence from the Streptomyces sp. NBC_01497 genome:
GGCGCCCTTGAGCGCGGACTCCAGCGAACCGGACAGGCCCGCCTTGTTCGTCAGTCCGGCGATCTCCCGCTTGACGTCCGTCAGGTCGTCTCGGTCGGTGCTGACGACGCCCTTGCGGTCCGTGACGGCCACGTCGCCGATCCCCGCCGCCAGCAGGAACTTGGCGATCGCGACGCCGGCCGCGCCGGCGCCCGAGATGACCGCGCGCAGGTCGCCGAGCTCGCGTCCGGTGAGCTTCGCGGCGTTGCGCAGCGCGGCGAGCGTGACGACGGCCGTGCCGTGCTGGTCGTCGTGGAAGACCGGGATGTCCAGCCGCTCCTGGAGCTTGCGCTCGATCTCGAAGCAGCGGGGTGCCGCGATGTCCTCCAGATTCACCCCGCCGAACGACGGGGCCAGGCGCACGACCGTCTCGACGATCTCGTCCGCGTCGGTGGTGGCGAGCGCGATCGGCACCGCGTCGACGCCGCCGAACTGCTTGAACAGGATGGCCTTGCCCTCCATGACGGGGAGCGAGGCCTCCGGGCCGATGTCGCCGAGTCCCAGCACCGCCGTACCGTCAGTCACGACCGCGACGACCTGGGACTTCCAGGTGTAGTCGTGCACCAGCTCGGGATTCTCGGCGATCGCCGTGCACACGCGCGCAACCCCGGGGGTGTACGCGAGGGAGAGTTCGTCCCGGTCCCGCACCGGGACCGTGGCCTGCACGGCCAGCTTGCCGCCCCGGTGCAGGGCGAAGACGGGATCGAAGGGCTCGTCGGATTCGGTGTCCGTCTCCGCGTCACTGCGCGGGTTGACGATCTCCGCTGCCATCTGATGTGTCCCCTTTGGGTTGTTCGTTCGAGGGTGTGCCGGGAGTCCGCCCCTGGTCGAGGGGTGGTTCGACGCGCCGCACGCGCGTCCTCAAGTCCCGGTGGGGGAAAAGTCATTCATACCCGACGGGTGGCGTCGCCACGCGCGCCTGACCACGGCGTGGGCAGCCGGAGATTCTCCGGCCGGCAGGAGGCGTCCCGGAAGGGAGCCCCGCCGCGCGAGGCGGGCGGGTGTCGGTTCGGGGGTGACCCGTTATCCGATTTTGACATGCCCGGCGGCCTGTAGCCGCCTGTCCAAATGGCAGGATGCCGTAATCACACACGGTCGCGACACCCGAAGACGCGTGCACGTCCACCTGGCAGCCACCCCTTTGCCGTCCCAACACGGTGACCCATCTCGGAGGACCCGAACATGAGTACCACCCCTCGCACCATCGCCGTGAGGTCCCGGGTCGCCGCTGTCGGCGCGCTCGCGGTCGCGGGCGCCCTCGTCCTGACCGGCTGCGGCGACCAGACGAAGAAGGACAGCGGGAGCAGCGGTGCCGCCAGCACGAGCGCCGCGCCCTCCCTGCACGACAAGCTGCCGCAGCAGATCAAGGACCAGGGCGTTCTCAAGGTCGGATCCGACATCGCGTACGCACCGGTCGAATTCACCGACAAGTCGGGCAAGACGGCGGGCATGGACCCGGACATCGGCGCGGCCATCGGCAAGCAGCTCGGCGTGAGGGTGGAGTTCGAGAACGGCACCTTCGACTCGCTGGTGACCGGCCTGCGCGCCAAGCGCTACGACATGATCATGTCGGCGATGACGGACACCAAGGACCGGCAGAACGGCGTCGAGGACGGCAAGAAGGTCGGCGCCGGCGTCGACTTCGTCGACTACTACAGCGCGGGCGTCTCGATCTACACGCAGAAGGGCAAGACCCAGGGCATCAGCGGCTGGAACGACCTCTGCGGCAAGACCATCGTGGTGGAGCGCGGCACCGTCTCCGAGGACCTCTCCAAGTCCGAGGCGAAGAAGTGCCCGGCCGGCAAGAAGGTCAAGATCGAGTCGTTCGACACCGACCAGCAGGCGCAGGTCCGCCTCAAGAGCGGTGGCGCGGACGCCGGTTCGTCGGACTCCCCGATCGCCGCCTACGCGGTGAAGACCTCCGGCGGCGGCAACGACTTCCAGCTGGTCGGCAAGACCGTCGAGGCGGCGCCGTACGGCATCGCGGTGACGAAGGGCGACACCCAGCTGACCCAGGCGCTCCAGCAGGCCCTGGACGCGATCATCAAGAACGGCGAATACCAGAAGATCCTCCAGAAGTGGGGTGCCGACAGCGGCGCCGTCACCTCGGCGGCGATCAACGCCGGCAGCTGACCCGCGGTGGACGGGCGCCCCGCCCGCTCCGCGTCCCCGGCCACCCCGGGGGCGGGGGCGTACGCGCCGGGGCGCCGCGGACCGAGGGGGGACCGAGGGCCGAGAGGACCGAGAGGCAGAGAAGACCTGTGAGTGTCGACATCAACAACAAGGCGGAACCCGCCGACGCCGTGCCCGCACCACCGGAGGCCATCCGCGCCATCCCGGTGAAGCACTACGGGCGGTACGTCTCCGGCGTGATCGCCGTCGCCGTACTCGTCCTGATCATCTACGCCTTCTCGCAGGGCAAGGTGAACTGGGGTGCGATCCCCGACTTCTTCTTCGACTCGCGCGTGCTCGGCGGCGTCGGCAAGACCCTGCTCCTGACGGTGCTCGCGATGGTGATGGGCGTCGTGCTCGGCGTCATCCTCTCCGTGATGCGCCTGTCGAAGAACCCGGTGACCTCGGCCATCTCGTGGTTCTACATCTGGTTCTTCCGGGGTACGCCGGTCTACGTGCAACTGCTGGTCTGGTTCAACCTGGGCCTGGTCTTCGAGTACATCAACCTCGGACCGATCTACAAGGACTACTGGTCGTCGTTCATGACGCCGTTCCTGACGGCCCTGCTCGGCCTCGGCCTCAACGAGGCCGCGTACATGGCGGAGATCTGCCGCGCCGGTCTGCTCTCGGTGGACGAGGGCCAGACGGAGGCGTCCCAGGCGCTCGGCATGAGCCACGGCAAGACCCTGCGGCGGATCGTCATCCCGCAGGCGATGCGGGTGATCGTGCCGCCTACGGGCAACGAGGTCATCAACATGCTGAAGACGACCTCGCTGGTCTCCGCGGTGCAGTACTCGGAGCTGCTGCGGGTCGCGCAGGACATCGGGCAGACCTCGGGCGCCGCGGCGGAGATGCTGTTCCTGGCGGCGGCCTGGTACCTGATCCTGACGACGGTCTTCAGCGTCGGCCAGTTCTACCTGGAGCGGTACTACGCGCGCGGGTCGAGCCGGGCGCTGCCGCCGACGCCCTGGCAGAAGGTCAGGGCGAACATGCTCTCGCTGAGCAACCGTGCCGGAGGAGGTGCCGCATGACCGCGATGGTGAGGGCCCAGGGCGTGCACAAGTCCTTCGGCGCCGTGGAGGTGCTCAAGGGCATCGACCTGGAGGTCGCGCCGCAGGAGGTGTTCTGCCTGGTCGGTCCGTCCGGCTCGGGCAAGTCGACGTTCCTGCGCTGCATCAACCACCTGGAGAAGATCAACGCCGGCCGGCTGTACGTCGACGGCGAGCTGGTCGGCTACCGGCAGCACGGCGACAAGCTGTACGAGCTGCGCGACAGCGAGGTGGCACTCAAGCGCCGCGACATCGGCATGGTGTTCCAGCGCTTCAACCTGTTCCCCCACATGACGGCCATCGAGAACGTCATGGAGGCGCCCGTCCGGGTCAGGCGGCAGAGCAGGGCCACGGCCCGCGCGAACGCCGTGCGGCTGCTGGACCGGGTCGGTCTGTCCGACAAGTCGGACAACTACCCGTCGCAGCTGTCCGGCGGCCAGCAGCAGCGCGTCGCGATCGCCCGCGCGCTGGCCATGGAGCCGAAGCTGATGCTGTTCGACGAGCCGACGTCGGCGCTCGACCCGGAGCTCGTGGGCGATGTCCTGGACGTGATGCGCGACCTGGCGTCCGACGGCATGACGATGATCGTCGTCACCCACGAGATGGGCTTCGCCCGCGAGGTCGGGGACGCGCTGGTGTTCATGGACGACGGCGTGGTCGTGGAGTCGGGCCACCCGCGGGAGGTCCTGACGAAGCCGCGGCACGAACGCACGAAGGCGTTCCTGTCCAAGGTTCTGTGAGGCGGCCCTGACGCGCACGAGGGGTACGGGTACGGCGCACACCGCCGTCCGCGTACCCCTCGCCGCGCTCATGTGCCGCCGTGCGTCACTTGAGCGCGAGGACGACCGTGTCCGCCGGGGAGGCCCACACCGCGCGCGCCTCGCCGAATCCGGCCGCGCGCAGCGCCGCCACGTGCCACTGGAGCGGGGGCGTCCCGCCGTCGGCGTGGCTGCCGTAGATCCGGAACCGTTCGGCGGTCGCCTCCGCGAGCGCCGGGTCGGCGGCCGCGGTCTCCCACCAGGCGGCCCAGTCGAGGGCGCCGTCCTTCTTCTCCCGGTCCATCCGGGCGTGCCGGTGGGCGCGCTCCGCCGCGTCGATGCGGGGGGTGTCCTCGTGAGCCATGTGGTCCGCGTTGGCGAAGACGCCGCCCTCGCGGGTGAGACCGGCGATCCGCCCGTACAGCTCGGCGAGCGGTTCGGCGTGCAGCCAGTGCAGGGCGGTCGCGGTGAGCACCGCGTCGTACTCGGTGTACGGCAGCGCGCTCGTCCAGTCGGGGTCCGTGAGGTCGGCGGCGACGAACGAGACCCGCGCGTCGCCCGCGAAGGTGCCGCGCGCGATGGCCAGCAGCGCGGGGTCGAGGTCGACGCCCGTACTGGTGGCCCCGGGGAACCTCTCCAGCAGCCGGGCGGTGATGCTTCCGGTGCCGCAGGCGAGGTCCAGCACGCGCGGCGCGGACCCGGTCAGGGCTTCGACCATGTCGAGCATGACCCGGAAGCGGTCCTCCCGGTCGGGCATGAACCACTCCTGCTGGCGGTCCCAGCTCCGCTGCCAGGCCCGCCAGTCGGTACCGCTTCCCGTTTCCCGTACTTCCAGCATGGAAACCCTCCACCTCGCACCGACGCATGTAATAGTCTGTTCGGGGAAACACCTATTACTCCCCGACGTGCAGAACCCTAGACCGCCGCCGTAAGGACTACAAGTGGATCTGGCCTCTTACTCGGACTACGCGGTGCGCCTCGTCAACACCGAGGAGCCTTTGCGTGGCACCGACACGCTCACCTCGGTCGAGGCCGTACGGACCCTGTTCGGCACGGCGTCCCAGGTGGCGCGCAGGGCCACGGACGCGGACGTCACCCGCCTGCGGTCCGTACGGGCGCGGCTGCGCGCCGTCTTCACGGCGGCCGACGAGAGCGACGAGACGCTGGCCGTGGACCTGCTCAACGCGCTGCTGCTGGACTTCCCCGTCAGCCCCAAGGTGTCCGGGCACGACACCCTCAACGACGAGGGCCGGCCCGACTGGCACATGCACCTCGCGGAGCACACGTCGAACGCCACCGCCGCCTACGCGGCGACGGCCGCGATGGGCCTCGCCTTCCATCTCACCGGGTACGGCGTCGACCGGCTCGGCCTGTGCGAGGCGGCGCCCTGCCGCAACGCCTACCTCGACACGTCGACCAACCGCTCCCGCCGCTACTGCTCCGACCGGTGCGCCACCCGGGCCAACGTGGCGGCCTACCGGGCCCGCAAGCGCCTGGAGACGGAGCGGTCCGCGAGCACCGGACGCAGTGCCGAGGCCAGCCAGGAGACGGTGGCGCCGATCGAACGGTGAGCCTCGCCGCGCGGCCGGTAGCGGCCGAGGACCCGGGCCAGCAGCAGTTCGTCGGGCACCGTGCCGAACAGCCGGCTGTCGCCCTCGGCGGCGGGGTTGTCCCCGAGCACCCACCAGCCGCCGTCACGCCGTTCGACCAGTCGCTTGACGATGAGCAGATCCTGCTGGAGCGGATGCTTCAGCACGGCCACATCACCGGTCTTCACCGGCGCCTTGTACTGAACGAGGAGCTGGTCGCCGTGTTTGAGCGTCGGATACATGGACGGACCCGTCACCTCGGCGATGCCCAGCGGCACCCTCGCCTCCCGTGGGTCACGCCCCTGTTGCGTCATCCGGCACCTCCCGCTCACTCCTGCGCTCCGTCATCGGTCCGATTCTGATGCCGGACTTTTGTCCTAAGCCCCAGGGGGCACTCGCGAAATCGGGCTTCTTACAGAGTAATGTCGCACCAGAGAAGACGATCACGAGGAAGGACAGCTCATGCTCTCCCGCCTGTTTGCCCCCAAGGTGAAGGTCAGCGCCCACTGCGACCTCCCCTGCGGCGTCTACGACCCCGCTCAGGCCCGTATCGAGGCGGAGTCCGTCAAGGCCGTCCAGGAGAAGATGGCCGGCAACGACGACGCCCACTTCCAGGCGCGCGCCACGGTCATCAAGGAGCAGCGCGCCGAGCTCGCCAAGCACCACGTCTCGGTGCTGTGGAGCGACTACTTCAAGCCGCCGCACTTCGAGAAGTACCCGGAGCTGCACCAGCTCGTCAACGACACCCTCAAGGCCCTCTCGGCCGCCAAGGGCTCCAAGGACCCGGCCACCGGCCAG
Encoded proteins:
- the sodX gene encoding nickel-type superoxide dismutase maturation protease translates to MTQQGRDPREARVPLGIAEVTGPSMYPTLKHGDQLLVQYKAPVKTGDVAVLKHPLQQDLLIVKRLVERRDGGWWVLGDNPAAEGDSRLFGTVPDELLLARVLGRYRPRGEAHRSIGATVSWLASALRPVLADRSVSRRLRAR
- a CDS encoding ABC transporter substrate-binding protein, whose product is MSTTPRTIAVRSRVAAVGALAVAGALVLTGCGDQTKKDSGSSGAASTSAAPSLHDKLPQQIKDQGVLKVGSDIAYAPVEFTDKSGKTAGMDPDIGAAIGKQLGVRVEFENGTFDSLVTGLRAKRYDMIMSAMTDTKDRQNGVEDGKKVGAGVDFVDYYSAGVSIYTQKGKTQGISGWNDLCGKTIVVERGTVSEDLSKSEAKKCPAGKKVKIESFDTDQQAQVRLKSGGADAGSSDSPIAAYAVKTSGGGNDFQLVGKTVEAAPYGIAVTKGDTQLTQALQQALDAIIKNGEYQKILQKWGADSGAVTSAAINAGS
- the sodN gene encoding superoxide dismutase, Ni is translated as MLSRLFAPKVKVSAHCDLPCGVYDPAQARIEAESVKAVQEKMAGNDDAHFQARATVIKEQRAELAKHHVSVLWSDYFKPPHFEKYPELHQLVNDTLKALSAAKGSKDPATGQKALDYIAQIDKIFWETKKA
- a CDS encoding amino acid ABC transporter permease; translated protein: MSVDINNKAEPADAVPAPPEAIRAIPVKHYGRYVSGVIAVAVLVLIIYAFSQGKVNWGAIPDFFFDSRVLGGVGKTLLLTVLAMVMGVVLGVILSVMRLSKNPVTSAISWFYIWFFRGTPVYVQLLVWFNLGLVFEYINLGPIYKDYWSSFMTPFLTALLGLGLNEAAYMAEICRAGLLSVDEGQTEASQALGMSHGKTLRRIVIPQAMRVIVPPTGNEVINMLKTTSLVSAVQYSELLRVAQDIGQTSGAAAEMLFLAAAWYLILTTVFSVGQFYLERYYARGSSRALPPTPWQKVRANMLSLSNRAGGGAA
- a CDS encoding NAD(P)-dependent malic enzyme yields the protein MAAEIVNPRSDAETDTESDEPFDPVFALHRGGKLAVQATVPVRDRDELSLAYTPGVARVCTAIAENPELVHDYTWKSQVVAVVTDGTAVLGLGDIGPEASLPVMEGKAILFKQFGGVDAVPIALATTDADEIVETVVRLAPSFGGVNLEDIAAPRCFEIERKLQERLDIPVFHDDQHGTAVVTLAALRNAAKLTGRELGDLRAVISGAGAAGVAIAKFLLAAGIGDVAVTDRKGVVSTDRDDLTDVKREIAGLTNKAGLSGSLESALKGADVFIGVSGGTVPEAAVASMAQDAFVFAMANPDPEVHPDVAHRYAAVVATGRSDFPNQINNVLAFPGIFAGALQVRASRITEGMKIAAAEALAAVVGDDLAADFVIPSPFDERVAPAVTAAVAAAARLDGVARR
- a CDS encoding CGNR zinc finger domain-containing protein is translated as MDLASYSDYAVRLVNTEEPLRGTDTLTSVEAVRTLFGTASQVARRATDADVTRLRSVRARLRAVFTAADESDETLAVDLLNALLLDFPVSPKVSGHDTLNDEGRPDWHMHLAEHTSNATAAYAATAAMGLAFHLTGYGVDRLGLCEAAPCRNAYLDTSTNRSRRYCSDRCATRANVAAYRARKRLETERSASTGRSAEASQETVAPIER
- a CDS encoding class I SAM-dependent methyltransferase, with product MLEVRETGSGTDWRAWQRSWDRQQEWFMPDREDRFRVMLDMVEALTGSAPRVLDLACGTGSITARLLERFPGATSTGVDLDPALLAIARGTFAGDARVSFVAADLTDPDWTSALPYTEYDAVLTATALHWLHAEPLAELYGRIAGLTREGGVFANADHMAHEDTPRIDAAERAHRHARMDREKKDGALDWAAWWETAAADPALAEATAERFRIYGSHADGGTPPLQWHVAALRAAGFGEARAVWASPADTVVLALK
- a CDS encoding amino acid ABC transporter ATP-binding protein produces the protein MTAMVRAQGVHKSFGAVEVLKGIDLEVAPQEVFCLVGPSGSGKSTFLRCINHLEKINAGRLYVDGELVGYRQHGDKLYELRDSEVALKRRDIGMVFQRFNLFPHMTAIENVMEAPVRVRRQSRATARANAVRLLDRVGLSDKSDNYPSQLSGGQQQRVAIARALAMEPKLMLFDEPTSALDPELVGDVLDVMRDLASDGMTMIVVTHEMGFAREVGDALVFMDDGVVVESGHPREVLTKPRHERTKAFLSKVL